In the genome of Capra hircus breed San Clemente chromosome 5, ASM170441v1, whole genome shotgun sequence, one region contains:
- the LOC102190935 gene encoding natural resistance-associated macrophage protein 2-like isoform X2, translating into MNSDTQVSSIVLGPAPSVQIPVADEDAFGDHGDSASLGAINPDYSNSSVPQSSGGVSEEPFTTYLDENHAVPEEKYSCFSFRKLWVFTGPGLLMSVVDPGNIECDLQSGALAGFKLLWVLLLATIVGVLLQTLAARLGVVTGLHLAEVCYRQYPRVPRILLWLMVELAIIGVDMQEVIGSAIAINLLSAGRIPLWGGVLITIADTLAFLFLDSYGLRKLEAFFGFIFTVMALTFGYEYVTVKPSQTQVLKGMFLPSCSDCHTPQIMQAVAIVGAIVMPHNIYLHSALVKSRHIDRAKRQEVREANKYFFIDSCIALFVSFIINTCVISVFAEAFFEKTNEQVVAVCKNSSSPHTHLFPDDNSTLAVDIYKGGVVLGCYFGPAALYIWAVGILAAGQSSTMTGTYSGQFVMEGFLNLKWSRFARVILTRSIAIIPALLVAVFQDVEHLTGLNDILNVLQSLQLPFALIPILTYTSLQPVMSEFANGLGLRIVGGIVVLIICSINMYFVVVYVQDVGHVVLYVVAAVVSIAYLSFVFYLGWQCFIALGMSFLDSGHTRTIWD; encoded by the exons ATGAATTCAGACACTCAGGTATCCTCCATAGTATTGGGTCCTGCACCTTCTGTTCAGATACCTGTTGCAGATG AAGATGCTTTTGGAGACCATGGGGACTCTGCCAGTCTTGGTGCCATCAACCCTGACTACAGTAATTCCTCAGTTCCTCAGTCCTCCGGGGGCGTCTCAGAGGAGCCCTTCACCACCTACCTGGATGAGAATCACGCTGTTCCTGAGGAGAAG TACTCTTGTTTTAGCTTTCGTAAACTCTGGGTCTTCACAGGACCAGGACTTCTTATGAGCGTTGTGGATCCAGGAAACATTGAGTGTGATTTGCAGTCTGGAGCACTGGCTGGATTTAAG CTGCTGTGGGTTCTTCTGCTGGCCACCATTGTTGGGGTCCTGCTCCAAACGCTTGCAGCTAGGCTGGGAGTGGTCACCGGGCTTCATCTTGCTGAAGTGTGTTACCGTCAGTATCCTAGG GTTCCACGAATCCTTCTGTGGCTGATGGTGGAGCTGGCTATCATTGGTGTAGATATGCAAGAAGTTATTGGCTCAGCTATTGCCATCAATCTCCTGTCTGCAGGAAG GATTCCACTATGGGGTGGAGTTCTCATCACCATTGCAGATAcacttgcatttctctttttggACAGCTATG GTTTGCGAAAGCTAGAAGCATTTTTTGGTTTTATCTTCACTGTTATGGCCCTCACATTTGGCTATGAG TATGTTACAGTGAAACCCAGCCAGACCCAGGTCCTCAAAGGCATGTTCCTGCCATCCTGTTCAGACTGTCATACCCCACAGATCATGCAGGCTGTGGCCATTGTGGGCGCCATCGTCATGCCACACAACATATACCTGCATTCTGCCTTAGTCAAG TCCAGACATATAGACCGAGCCAAAAGGCAGGAAGTTCGAGAAGCCAATAAGTACTTCTTCATTGATTCCTGCATCGCTCTCTTTGTTTCCTTTATCATCAACACGTGTGTCATCTCGGTGTTTGCCGAAGCATTTTTTGAGAAAACCAATGAGCAGGTG GTTGCGGTCTGTAAAAACAGCAGCAGTCCCCATACTCACCTTTTCCCAGACGATAACTCAACACTGGCTGTGGACATCTACAAAGGG GGTGTTGTGCTGGGGTGTTACTTCGGGCCTGCCGCTCTCTACATCTGGGCGGTGGGGATCCTGGCTGCGGGGCAGAGCTCCACCATGACAGGAACCTATTCCGGCCAGTTTGTCATGGAG gGATTCCTGAACCTAAAGTGGTCACGCTTTGCCCGAGTGATTCTTACCCGCTCTATTGCCATCATCCCCGCTCTGCTTGTGGCCGTCTTCCAAGACGTGGAGCATCTAACAGGGTTGAATGACATCCTGAATGTTCTTCAGAGCTTACAA CTTCCCTTTGCTCTCATACCCATCCTAACATATACGAGCTTGCAACCAGTGATGAGCGAATTTGCCAATGGACT AGGCTTGAGGATCGTGGGCGGTATCGTGGTCCTCATCATCTGTTCCATCAACATGTACTTTGTCGTGGTTTATGTCCAGGATGTAGGGCATGTGGTATTGTACGTGGTGGCTGCAGTGGTCAGCATAGCTTATCTGAGCTTTGTGTTTTACTTG GGTTGGCAATGTTTCATTGCACTGGGCATGTCCTTCCTGGACTCTGGACACACACG
- the LOC102190935 gene encoding natural resistance-associated macrophage protein 2-like isoform X7 — MNSDTQVSSIVLGPAPSVQIPVADEDAFGDHGDSASLGAINPDYSNSSVPQSSGGVSEEPFTTYLDENHAVPEEKYSCFSFRKLWVFTGPGLLMSVVDPGNIECDLQSGALAGFKLLWVLLLATIVGVLLQTLAARLGVVTGLHLAEVCYRQYPRVPRILLWLMVELAIIGVDMQEVIGSAIAINLLSAGRIPLWGGVLITIADTLAFLFLDSYGLRKLEAFFGFIFTVMALTFGYEYVTVKPSQTQVLKGMFLPSCSDCHTPQIMQAVAIVGAIVMPHNIYLHSALVKSRHIDRAKRQEVREANKYFFIDSCIALFVSFIINTCVISVFAEAFFEKTNEQVVAVCKNSSSPHTHLFPDDNSTLAVDIYKGGVVLGCYFGPAALYIWAVGILAAGQSSTMTGTYSGQFVMEGFLNLKWSRFARVILTRSIAIIPALLVAVFQDVEHLTGLNDILNVLQSLQLPFALIPILTYTSLQPVMSEFANGLVGNVSLHWACPSWTLDTHVPSGIDSST, encoded by the exons ATGAATTCAGACACTCAGGTATCCTCCATAGTATTGGGTCCTGCACCTTCTGTTCAGATACCTGTTGCAGATG AAGATGCTTTTGGAGACCATGGGGACTCTGCCAGTCTTGGTGCCATCAACCCTGACTACAGTAATTCCTCAGTTCCTCAGTCCTCCGGGGGCGTCTCAGAGGAGCCCTTCACCACCTACCTGGATGAGAATCACGCTGTTCCTGAGGAGAAG TACTCTTGTTTTAGCTTTCGTAAACTCTGGGTCTTCACAGGACCAGGACTTCTTATGAGCGTTGTGGATCCAGGAAACATTGAGTGTGATTTGCAGTCTGGAGCACTGGCTGGATTTAAG CTGCTGTGGGTTCTTCTGCTGGCCACCATTGTTGGGGTCCTGCTCCAAACGCTTGCAGCTAGGCTGGGAGTGGTCACCGGGCTTCATCTTGCTGAAGTGTGTTACCGTCAGTATCCTAGG GTTCCACGAATCCTTCTGTGGCTGATGGTGGAGCTGGCTATCATTGGTGTAGATATGCAAGAAGTTATTGGCTCAGCTATTGCCATCAATCTCCTGTCTGCAGGAAG GATTCCACTATGGGGTGGAGTTCTCATCACCATTGCAGATAcacttgcatttctctttttggACAGCTATG GTTTGCGAAAGCTAGAAGCATTTTTTGGTTTTATCTTCACTGTTATGGCCCTCACATTTGGCTATGAG TATGTTACAGTGAAACCCAGCCAGACCCAGGTCCTCAAAGGCATGTTCCTGCCATCCTGTTCAGACTGTCATACCCCACAGATCATGCAGGCTGTGGCCATTGTGGGCGCCATCGTCATGCCACACAACATATACCTGCATTCTGCCTTAGTCAAG TCCAGACATATAGACCGAGCCAAAAGGCAGGAAGTTCGAGAAGCCAATAAGTACTTCTTCATTGATTCCTGCATCGCTCTCTTTGTTTCCTTTATCATCAACACGTGTGTCATCTCGGTGTTTGCCGAAGCATTTTTTGAGAAAACCAATGAGCAGGTG GTTGCGGTCTGTAAAAACAGCAGCAGTCCCCATACTCACCTTTTCCCAGACGATAACTCAACACTGGCTGTGGACATCTACAAAGGG GGTGTTGTGCTGGGGTGTTACTTCGGGCCTGCCGCTCTCTACATCTGGGCGGTGGGGATCCTGGCTGCGGGGCAGAGCTCCACCATGACAGGAACCTATTCCGGCCAGTTTGTCATGGAG gGATTCCTGAACCTAAAGTGGTCACGCTTTGCCCGAGTGATTCTTACCCGCTCTATTGCCATCATCCCCGCTCTGCTTGTGGCCGTCTTCCAAGACGTGGAGCATCTAACAGGGTTGAATGACATCCTGAATGTTCTTCAGAGCTTACAA CTTCCCTTTGCTCTCATACCCATCCTAACATATACGAGCTTGCAACCAGTGATGAGCGAATTTGCCAATGGACT GGTTGGCAATGTTTCATTGCACTGGGCATGTCCTTCCTGGACTCTGGACACACACG
- the LOC102190935 gene encoding natural resistance-associated macrophage protein 2-like isoform X5: MNSDTQVSSIVLGPAPSVQIPVADEDAFGDHGDSASLGAINPDYSNSSVPQSSGGVSEEPFTTYLDENHAVPEEKYSCFSFRKLWVFTGPGLLMSVVDPGNIECDLQSGALAGFKVPRILLWLMVELAIIGVDMQEVIGSAIAINLLSAGRIPLWGGVLITIADTLAFLFLDSYGLRKLEAFFGFIFTVMALTFGYEYVTVKPSQTQVLKGMFLPSCSDCHTPQIMQAVAIVGAIVMPHNIYLHSALVKSRHIDRAKRQEVREANKYFFIDSCIALFVSFIINTCVISVFAEAFFEKTNEQVVAVCKNSSSPHTHLFPDDNSTLAVDIYKGGVVLGCYFGPAALYIWAVGILAAGQSSTMTGTYSGQFVMEGFLNLKWSRFARVILTRSIAIIPALLVAVFQDVEHLTGLNDILNVLQSLQLPFALIPILTYTSLQPVMSEFANGLGLRIVGGIVVLIICSINMYFVVVYVQDVGHVVLYVVAAVVSIAYLSFVFYLGWQCFIALGMSFLDSGHTRL; the protein is encoded by the exons ATGAATTCAGACACTCAGGTATCCTCCATAGTATTGGGTCCTGCACCTTCTGTTCAGATACCTGTTGCAGATG AAGATGCTTTTGGAGACCATGGGGACTCTGCCAGTCTTGGTGCCATCAACCCTGACTACAGTAATTCCTCAGTTCCTCAGTCCTCCGGGGGCGTCTCAGAGGAGCCCTTCACCACCTACCTGGATGAGAATCACGCTGTTCCTGAGGAGAAG TACTCTTGTTTTAGCTTTCGTAAACTCTGGGTCTTCACAGGACCAGGACTTCTTATGAGCGTTGTGGATCCAGGAAACATTGAGTGTGATTTGCAGTCTGGAGCACTGGCTGGATTTAAG GTTCCACGAATCCTTCTGTGGCTGATGGTGGAGCTGGCTATCATTGGTGTAGATATGCAAGAAGTTATTGGCTCAGCTATTGCCATCAATCTCCTGTCTGCAGGAAG GATTCCACTATGGGGTGGAGTTCTCATCACCATTGCAGATAcacttgcatttctctttttggACAGCTATG GTTTGCGAAAGCTAGAAGCATTTTTTGGTTTTATCTTCACTGTTATGGCCCTCACATTTGGCTATGAG TATGTTACAGTGAAACCCAGCCAGACCCAGGTCCTCAAAGGCATGTTCCTGCCATCCTGTTCAGACTGTCATACCCCACAGATCATGCAGGCTGTGGCCATTGTGGGCGCCATCGTCATGCCACACAACATATACCTGCATTCTGCCTTAGTCAAG TCCAGACATATAGACCGAGCCAAAAGGCAGGAAGTTCGAGAAGCCAATAAGTACTTCTTCATTGATTCCTGCATCGCTCTCTTTGTTTCCTTTATCATCAACACGTGTGTCATCTCGGTGTTTGCCGAAGCATTTTTTGAGAAAACCAATGAGCAGGTG GTTGCGGTCTGTAAAAACAGCAGCAGTCCCCATACTCACCTTTTCCCAGACGATAACTCAACACTGGCTGTGGACATCTACAAAGGG GGTGTTGTGCTGGGGTGTTACTTCGGGCCTGCCGCTCTCTACATCTGGGCGGTGGGGATCCTGGCTGCGGGGCAGAGCTCCACCATGACAGGAACCTATTCCGGCCAGTTTGTCATGGAG gGATTCCTGAACCTAAAGTGGTCACGCTTTGCCCGAGTGATTCTTACCCGCTCTATTGCCATCATCCCCGCTCTGCTTGTGGCCGTCTTCCAAGACGTGGAGCATCTAACAGGGTTGAATGACATCCTGAATGTTCTTCAGAGCTTACAA CTTCCCTTTGCTCTCATACCCATCCTAACATATACGAGCTTGCAACCAGTGATGAGCGAATTTGCCAATGGACT AGGCTTGAGGATCGTGGGCGGTATCGTGGTCCTCATCATCTGTTCCATCAACATGTACTTTGTCGTGGTTTATGTCCAGGATGTAGGGCATGTGGTATTGTACGTGGTGGCTGCAGTGGTCAGCATAGCTTATCTGAGCTTTGTGTTTTACTTG GGTTGGCAATGTTTCATTGCACTGGGCATGTCCTTCCTGGACTCTGGACACACACG TTTATGA
- the LOC102190935 gene encoding natural resistance-associated macrophage protein 2-like isoform X3, with product MNSDTQVSSIVLGPAPSVQIPVADEDAFGDHGDSASLGAINPDYSNSSVPQSSGGVSEEPFTTYLDENHAVPEEKYSCFSFRKLWVFTGPGLLMSVVDPGNIECDLQSGALAGFKLLWVLLLATIVGVLLQTLAARLGVVTGLHLAEVCYRQYPRVPRILLWLMVELAIIGVDMQEVIGSAIAINLLSAGRIPLWGGVLITIADTLAFLFLDSYGLRKLEAFFGFIFTVMALTFGYEYVTVKPSQTQVLKGMFLPSCSDCHTPQIMQAVAIVGAIVMPHNIYLHSALVKSRHIDRAKRQEVREANKYFFIDSCIALFVSFIINTCVISVFAEAFFEKTNEQVVAVCKNSSSPHTHLFPDDNSTLAVDIYKGGVVLGCYFGPAALYIWAVGILAAGQSSTMTGTYSGQFVMEGFLNLKWSRFARVILTRSIAIIPALLVAVFQDVEHLTGLNDILNVLQSLQLPFALIPILTYTSLQPVMSEFANGLGLRIVGGIVVLIICSINMYFVVVYVQDVGHVVLYVVAAVVSIAYLSFVFYLGWQCFIALGMSFLDSGHTRL from the exons ATGAATTCAGACACTCAGGTATCCTCCATAGTATTGGGTCCTGCACCTTCTGTTCAGATACCTGTTGCAGATG AAGATGCTTTTGGAGACCATGGGGACTCTGCCAGTCTTGGTGCCATCAACCCTGACTACAGTAATTCCTCAGTTCCTCAGTCCTCCGGGGGCGTCTCAGAGGAGCCCTTCACCACCTACCTGGATGAGAATCACGCTGTTCCTGAGGAGAAG TACTCTTGTTTTAGCTTTCGTAAACTCTGGGTCTTCACAGGACCAGGACTTCTTATGAGCGTTGTGGATCCAGGAAACATTGAGTGTGATTTGCAGTCTGGAGCACTGGCTGGATTTAAG CTGCTGTGGGTTCTTCTGCTGGCCACCATTGTTGGGGTCCTGCTCCAAACGCTTGCAGCTAGGCTGGGAGTGGTCACCGGGCTTCATCTTGCTGAAGTGTGTTACCGTCAGTATCCTAGG GTTCCACGAATCCTTCTGTGGCTGATGGTGGAGCTGGCTATCATTGGTGTAGATATGCAAGAAGTTATTGGCTCAGCTATTGCCATCAATCTCCTGTCTGCAGGAAG GATTCCACTATGGGGTGGAGTTCTCATCACCATTGCAGATAcacttgcatttctctttttggACAGCTATG GTTTGCGAAAGCTAGAAGCATTTTTTGGTTTTATCTTCACTGTTATGGCCCTCACATTTGGCTATGAG TATGTTACAGTGAAACCCAGCCAGACCCAGGTCCTCAAAGGCATGTTCCTGCCATCCTGTTCAGACTGTCATACCCCACAGATCATGCAGGCTGTGGCCATTGTGGGCGCCATCGTCATGCCACACAACATATACCTGCATTCTGCCTTAGTCAAG TCCAGACATATAGACCGAGCCAAAAGGCAGGAAGTTCGAGAAGCCAATAAGTACTTCTTCATTGATTCCTGCATCGCTCTCTTTGTTTCCTTTATCATCAACACGTGTGTCATCTCGGTGTTTGCCGAAGCATTTTTTGAGAAAACCAATGAGCAGGTG GTTGCGGTCTGTAAAAACAGCAGCAGTCCCCATACTCACCTTTTCCCAGACGATAACTCAACACTGGCTGTGGACATCTACAAAGGG GGTGTTGTGCTGGGGTGTTACTTCGGGCCTGCCGCTCTCTACATCTGGGCGGTGGGGATCCTGGCTGCGGGGCAGAGCTCCACCATGACAGGAACCTATTCCGGCCAGTTTGTCATGGAG gGATTCCTGAACCTAAAGTGGTCACGCTTTGCCCGAGTGATTCTTACCCGCTCTATTGCCATCATCCCCGCTCTGCTTGTGGCCGTCTTCCAAGACGTGGAGCATCTAACAGGGTTGAATGACATCCTGAATGTTCTTCAGAGCTTACAA CTTCCCTTTGCTCTCATACCCATCCTAACATATACGAGCTTGCAACCAGTGATGAGCGAATTTGCCAATGGACT AGGCTTGAGGATCGTGGGCGGTATCGTGGTCCTCATCATCTGTTCCATCAACATGTACTTTGTCGTGGTTTATGTCCAGGATGTAGGGCATGTGGTATTGTACGTGGTGGCTGCAGTGGTCAGCATAGCTTATCTGAGCTTTGTGTTTTACTTG GGTTGGCAATGTTTCATTGCACTGGGCATGTCCTTCCTGGACTCTGGACACACACG TTTATGA
- the LOC102190935 gene encoding natural resistance-associated macrophage protein 2-like isoform X8, translated as MNSDTQVSSIVLGPAPSVQIPVADEDAFGDHGDSASLGAINPDYSNSSVPQSSGGVSEEPFTTYLDENHAVPEEKYSCFSFRKLWVFTGPGLLMSVVDPGNIECDLQSGALAGFKLLWVLLLATIVGVLLQTLAARLGVVTGLHLAEVCYRQYPRVPRILLWLMVELAIIGVDMQEVIGSAIAINLLSAGRIPLWGGVLITIADTLAFLFLDSYGLRKLEAFFGFIFTVMALTFGYEYVTVKPSQTQVLKGMFLPSCSDCHTPQIMQAVAIVGAIVMPHNIYLHSALVKSRHIDRAKRQEVREANKYFFIDSCIALFVSFIINTCVISVFAEAFFEKTNEQVVAVCKNSSSPHTHLFPDDNSTLAVDIYKGGVVLGCYFGPAALYIWAVGILAAGQSSTMTGTYSGQFVMEGFLNLKWSRFARVILTRSIAIIPALLVAVFQDVEHLTGLNDILNVLQSLQLPFALIPILTYTSLQPVMSEFANGLQEYWSG; from the exons ATGAATTCAGACACTCAGGTATCCTCCATAGTATTGGGTCCTGCACCTTCTGTTCAGATACCTGTTGCAGATG AAGATGCTTTTGGAGACCATGGGGACTCTGCCAGTCTTGGTGCCATCAACCCTGACTACAGTAATTCCTCAGTTCCTCAGTCCTCCGGGGGCGTCTCAGAGGAGCCCTTCACCACCTACCTGGATGAGAATCACGCTGTTCCTGAGGAGAAG TACTCTTGTTTTAGCTTTCGTAAACTCTGGGTCTTCACAGGACCAGGACTTCTTATGAGCGTTGTGGATCCAGGAAACATTGAGTGTGATTTGCAGTCTGGAGCACTGGCTGGATTTAAG CTGCTGTGGGTTCTTCTGCTGGCCACCATTGTTGGGGTCCTGCTCCAAACGCTTGCAGCTAGGCTGGGAGTGGTCACCGGGCTTCATCTTGCTGAAGTGTGTTACCGTCAGTATCCTAGG GTTCCACGAATCCTTCTGTGGCTGATGGTGGAGCTGGCTATCATTGGTGTAGATATGCAAGAAGTTATTGGCTCAGCTATTGCCATCAATCTCCTGTCTGCAGGAAG GATTCCACTATGGGGTGGAGTTCTCATCACCATTGCAGATAcacttgcatttctctttttggACAGCTATG GTTTGCGAAAGCTAGAAGCATTTTTTGGTTTTATCTTCACTGTTATGGCCCTCACATTTGGCTATGAG TATGTTACAGTGAAACCCAGCCAGACCCAGGTCCTCAAAGGCATGTTCCTGCCATCCTGTTCAGACTGTCATACCCCACAGATCATGCAGGCTGTGGCCATTGTGGGCGCCATCGTCATGCCACACAACATATACCTGCATTCTGCCTTAGTCAAG TCCAGACATATAGACCGAGCCAAAAGGCAGGAAGTTCGAGAAGCCAATAAGTACTTCTTCATTGATTCCTGCATCGCTCTCTTTGTTTCCTTTATCATCAACACGTGTGTCATCTCGGTGTTTGCCGAAGCATTTTTTGAGAAAACCAATGAGCAGGTG GTTGCGGTCTGTAAAAACAGCAGCAGTCCCCATACTCACCTTTTCCCAGACGATAACTCAACACTGGCTGTGGACATCTACAAAGGG GGTGTTGTGCTGGGGTGTTACTTCGGGCCTGCCGCTCTCTACATCTGGGCGGTGGGGATCCTGGCTGCGGGGCAGAGCTCCACCATGACAGGAACCTATTCCGGCCAGTTTGTCATGGAG gGATTCCTGAACCTAAAGTGGTCACGCTTTGCCCGAGTGATTCTTACCCGCTCTATTGCCATCATCCCCGCTCTGCTTGTGGCCGTCTTCCAAGACGTGGAGCATCTAACAGGGTTGAATGACATCCTGAATGTTCTTCAGAGCTTACAA CTTCCCTTTGCTCTCATACCCATCCTAACATATACGAGCTTGCAACCAGTGATGAGCGAATTTGCCAATGGACT gcaagaatactggagtgggtag
- the LOC102190935 gene encoding natural resistance-associated macrophage protein 2-like isoform X9 — MNSDTQVSSIVLGPAPSVQIPVADEDAFGDHGDSASLGAINPDYSNSSVPQSSGGVSEEPFTTYLDENHAVPEEKYSCFSFRKLWVFTGPGLLMSVVDPGNIECDLQSGALAGFKLLWVLLLATIVGVLLQTLAARLGVVTGLHLAEVCYRQYPRVPRILLWLMVELAIIGVDMQEVIGSAIAINLLSAGRIPLWGGVLITIADTLAFLFLDSYGLRKLEAFFGFIFTVMALTFGYEYVTVKPSQTQVLKGMFLPSCSDCHTPQIMQAVAIVGAIVMPHNIYLHSALVKSRHIDRAKRQEVREANKYFFIDSCIALFVSFIINTCVISVFAEAFFEKTNEQVVAVCKNSSSPHTHLFPDDNSTLAVDIYKGGVVLGCYFGPAALYIWAVGILAAGQSSTMTGTYSGQFVMEGFLNLKWSRFARVILTRSIAIIPALLVAVFQDVEHLTGLNDILNVLQSLQGWQCFIALGMSFLDSGHTRTIWD; from the exons ATGAATTCAGACACTCAGGTATCCTCCATAGTATTGGGTCCTGCACCTTCTGTTCAGATACCTGTTGCAGATG AAGATGCTTTTGGAGACCATGGGGACTCTGCCAGTCTTGGTGCCATCAACCCTGACTACAGTAATTCCTCAGTTCCTCAGTCCTCCGGGGGCGTCTCAGAGGAGCCCTTCACCACCTACCTGGATGAGAATCACGCTGTTCCTGAGGAGAAG TACTCTTGTTTTAGCTTTCGTAAACTCTGGGTCTTCACAGGACCAGGACTTCTTATGAGCGTTGTGGATCCAGGAAACATTGAGTGTGATTTGCAGTCTGGAGCACTGGCTGGATTTAAG CTGCTGTGGGTTCTTCTGCTGGCCACCATTGTTGGGGTCCTGCTCCAAACGCTTGCAGCTAGGCTGGGAGTGGTCACCGGGCTTCATCTTGCTGAAGTGTGTTACCGTCAGTATCCTAGG GTTCCACGAATCCTTCTGTGGCTGATGGTGGAGCTGGCTATCATTGGTGTAGATATGCAAGAAGTTATTGGCTCAGCTATTGCCATCAATCTCCTGTCTGCAGGAAG GATTCCACTATGGGGTGGAGTTCTCATCACCATTGCAGATAcacttgcatttctctttttggACAGCTATG GTTTGCGAAAGCTAGAAGCATTTTTTGGTTTTATCTTCACTGTTATGGCCCTCACATTTGGCTATGAG TATGTTACAGTGAAACCCAGCCAGACCCAGGTCCTCAAAGGCATGTTCCTGCCATCCTGTTCAGACTGTCATACCCCACAGATCATGCAGGCTGTGGCCATTGTGGGCGCCATCGTCATGCCACACAACATATACCTGCATTCTGCCTTAGTCAAG TCCAGACATATAGACCGAGCCAAAAGGCAGGAAGTTCGAGAAGCCAATAAGTACTTCTTCATTGATTCCTGCATCGCTCTCTTTGTTTCCTTTATCATCAACACGTGTGTCATCTCGGTGTTTGCCGAAGCATTTTTTGAGAAAACCAATGAGCAGGTG GTTGCGGTCTGTAAAAACAGCAGCAGTCCCCATACTCACCTTTTCCCAGACGATAACTCAACACTGGCTGTGGACATCTACAAAGGG GGTGTTGTGCTGGGGTGTTACTTCGGGCCTGCCGCTCTCTACATCTGGGCGGTGGGGATCCTGGCTGCGGGGCAGAGCTCCACCATGACAGGAACCTATTCCGGCCAGTTTGTCATGGAG gGATTCCTGAACCTAAAGTGGTCACGCTTTGCCCGAGTGATTCTTACCCGCTCTATTGCCATCATCCCCGCTCTGCTTGTGGCCGTCTTCCAAGACGTGGAGCATCTAACAGGGTTGAATGACATCCTGAATGTTCTTCAGAGCTTACAA GGTTGGCAATGTTTCATTGCACTGGGCATGTCCTTCCTGGACTCTGGACACACACG